The stretch of DNA gggggtttgAGATTCCAAACATCCCCAGAGAAATAtttactggatctttcaacaatgctgaacgacatggctatctcgaaattttgattggatgaattTGAGAATTGATGACTGAGAAGTGAGCTGATGGCACCCCAATcccttttgacccttaaaaaacCTTTTGACCCATcacattttcatcgtcctagcacgtccagaagcactgaactcgccaaagccctGGATGCCTCcccacccaaagagagcggatccagtccggttacgtcaatcgtgtatctacgaaatttacttattctacccaccaagtttcatcccgatctctccactctaagcattttccaagacttccagtgtccccctccaactccccccaatgtcaccagatctggttaggatttaaaacaagagctcagagacatgagttccttctaaatgttaaatttcattcagatctggtaacccgttcttaagtaaaaattacctcaatttttctaatttttccaaattaacacacacacaccccactcccccaaagagagtagatttAGTCCatatatgtcaatcacgtatctaggacttgagcttattcttcgcaccaagtttcatcccgatctttccactctaagaaTTTAGGTGATTGAAAAATcagtcacctgacatccatagcttaggtaagcttaatTACCATCAATCAATAttatataagcattttcctaaattttgcgtttccctctccaactccctcaatatcaccagatacggtcggaatttaaaataagagctttgagacaccagatccttctaaatatcacattaAATCGAATTATATAGGGGCTCAGCAAAGTGTTACCTTTGCTCCCGAACTGTTCAACGTCATCATAGACCACGTCATGGCAAAGACAACATCAATGCTTGGATTTGGACTTAAATTTGACGATCGCATCTTCTCTGAAGCTGAATTTTCCGATGATCTACAGCTCATGGCGGAATCCATGGATCAACTGGTGGAAGCACTTCACTTCCTACAAGAAGAAGATACGAAAATAGGTCTACAGGTAAATTGGGACCAAACCAAACCTGTGGCCCTGGACAAAACAACTACTGTCAATGTGGTCAAGCAGTTCACGTATTTGGACTCTGTCATTGCTGCCAACGGCTCCCTTCTCCCTGAACTACAAGCAAGAATAGCATCTCCTGCCATGGGGAGGTTAAATCGTCACCTATGGTGGAAATCAAGTATTAGCCGAAGCACAAAGCTACGAATCTTCAACACCCTGGTTGGATCTGTAATTCCTTATGGAACAGAAGCCGGACCGGCTACAATCACACCTCTTACGACCGTAGACGTGTTCCAGACGAAAAGCCTTAGGAGGATAATAGGTTTGAGATGGTTTGACTTCGTCAGCAACGAGAACTTACTACAGACAACGCAGCACTCACTGTTTTCCATCTAAACTGAGGAGCGCACTCTAAGATTGATCGGTAATCTCCTTAGAATGCCATCCCACCTACCTGCAAAAATTATGCTTGATTTTAACCCCGTAGAAGCTGGCTGGAAGCGACAAATTGGAACACAAAAACACCGATGGTTCGATAGACTTTTAAATTGCTTGAAGCTGGCGAACATGGAAGTCCACGATGCATCAGCATTAGCATGTTATCGTAAACGTTGGACGAGGCTGACATCACTCTCTACGCAGAGCCAAAAGATCCAGCAGGAACACAAGATTTGTTTTCATCTGTAAAAAGATGACAGTTTCGTTTAATATGGTAGCAATTGAAAATGAATCGTCACTAAGGCAAGCGATAATCTGATTTTAACCTATATCCACAAAAAAGCGTCAGAGCTCCATTTCAGTTTACAATTGGACAATAAAGAATTCAGGTGAAATTGAAATAGTAATGGCGTCACATGGCTCTTTTGAATTACCCATATTAAACAAAACTCGAAATCTTTCTGAAGATCTAAATTATGCTTTCCTCATTGACTGCAGAAAGGCTGATAGGCCTACTACACATACAACTTGAAATGAGTGCATTCTAACATACTACaactaatatttcaataaagtaAAGGCTTTCTCAGAAACATTCTGCACACCTAACCTTAATCAGAATATTCCAGAATATATCTGACACTACATTTCAACTttgaatcaaatgaaaatacagTATAAGCAACTAAGCTACTCCACACCATGAGAAAGAGATGACAAGGAAGGAGATGAATAACCCTTCAAAAACCAATCAGAAACCAAAAATTCAGAAAGCAATGTGTTGACTAgctaaaacaaggaaaataaggGCTTGAGGGACTTTTTCTGAAAATAGCGACTTCTTTAGAGACCGGTGTAACCACGGAAAGCAGTCATCTGGTTTTTAAGACCTAgactttcttaaagttttttcttaagattttctagtttttttttattttcatcaaaaaagtaaacacgcaaaagaaaattaaattgagcttaaataaaagttttctaTTAATAATCAGGGCCAGGAACCCTAATAGTTACTATCAGGCGTAAACAATTATCTTTATTAGAAAAGAACAAATTACCTTCAGTAGAAATTCCATTAGTCGTAGAAGAGTCGTAAGTAACTCTTCGTCATTGGTTTCGAACATTTCTCGTATAGCAAATGTTTCGAATAAAGAGCCATTCAATATAAAGGAACACAGATTCTCAAGGTTCCCCCCAATGATAATGTCATATATACACCAAAATGCTTGAGTCCTTAGATCAATACTTCCATTGTAAAACACCTAAACGAAAACATGCATTAGAAAACAAATAGTAGCTAATGAACgaagaaaataaagttaaaattagaCGCACCATTTCCTATAGGTTTATAACTTGGATGAAATGCTATTTAATAGTCATAGGCTATGGGCTCAATGTATTCGTCAAGGCACTTCGCATTGAAAGAGTTTGGAAAACAATCCAAATTTTGACAGCCACTTGCTCAGCAaatttgaaaggtccagtaactatcTCTCTCTGTATGCACCCCCCCCCACTCATAGCCGCCAGGGCAAGGTcagtaagttaggcaattcatctattgcttacagatagtatttacTATTGGAAAAGGtggttgttttttactttttagtatccaaaaagacaaaagagtatttttgtaATCGAATTTTTGACAAGTTAATGGAAACATTAGACGATAAGACTAAAGAACGATGCATAGCAGCCAGGCTAAGAGAAAGTGACATACATAATTTCGAGTCAATGAGAGATAGAGAAACAAAGGAAATGAACCCTTCAAAACCAAGTTTATCAAAACGAGTCTTTGAAAAAGCCTTACAACTAAGGTAGATACGTTTAACGTCTCAACCAGAATTCACAAATACACGTATATTATTTGCTGGTCGATAGGCTTACAGTTAGAAAGAAGTGGAAGcgacaaaaaaatacaaaaagtaaaattacataCACATACGCGAGGGTTACCTAAAAAGATTCGAAGAATAATATTATCGCGAAAACCAGAAAATTTTTAGCAGGCTATTACCTTGGCGGAAATAGAGATAAAAATCGATAAAGCGATTAAAATGTTGATCAGATGTCAATAAATAGTACAGAAGACCAAGATGAAGTTAAAGTGAAAGGGAGAGAAAGCGTGTGAGATTCGGGGAGAGATGTTGTGAAGCAAAAATGCGCAAAGAGACCCAAGGGCCATCTTCTACGGAATGAGTCGACCGGTTCCACGATCTTGAATCTTTTGCGGCTTGGAACTACAAATATTAAGAGCATCTACATCCTCCTCCTACAGACATTAGAGGTAGAAGAAATAATGACATGTCCAGGAAATAAAAAAACCGTTTTAGACCCTGTGGGGAACAGCAAATCCCCAGCCATATAGAAAAGGATCCGCTGCTATAATCGTGGTAAATCAAATCACTATGCGGTAGATTGTCTCACTAGAATACAAAATGAAACGTAACATACAATACAAGAAACCGTTTTCAACCACAAGGTGGCAGGAATTTATGAAGGAAAGTAATAAATAATGCATAGTAAGCACCAAATAATATTCCTGACTTTGCATCTAAAAATCAGACAGTAAACCATTCAGTAGGCCAAATAAATAATACTgaagaattcttagaaaaccccAAATCTAAATAGCAGACCATTAGCTTATCTTGGTTCTAATATACCATCGGACGGCTGAATCAACCATGAAGGTCTCTACCGTCTTCGATATTATGAGCTATATTTGAAGAAGCCAATAATCAAACGACCCACCAAAATAAAGATCCTTAGAGCCTCAGTCTGTTCAATCCTGCTGTATGGAGCTGAAACTTGGCTAACAGCTCCAGTTTTCCAGCATCGTCCCGACACTCTTAAATCTAAGCGGAATTGGAGAATTGAGGGAATCGTATGCATGGACCTTATCAGCAATGACCGTctaatgaaacccaaaacaacgAGAAATTCCAAAAAGTAATTCAGTAAAGTCACAAGACACAAAATATGGTGGCTTCTGAAAACCAAAGCATAATTCCCCATTCATCGTAAACGAAACCCATGTTAAAACTTTGAACTTTTTAGCATTAGTAAAGCGAAAATGATTAAGATTTTGGGGAATAAATATCCgtgtatgtatattaaactctCAATCCACGTTCATTTGTtagctgtttttttctgttcaatAATCTTGACTcacatttcttttttgatatTACGAATAATAGGAACATTCAACTCAACGGAataattacatatatttatCTGCTATTTTTAGgtaacataaatataaaaatgtctGAGGAACCAGctaacaattttgttttctcaAACAATCTCGCTTATATATGTTGAggtttaaaataatttgatgTATTAACCATTATACTTAAAATTTGCAAACTTATTTTagcaaacaaaaagaataacttatttataatattagcgAATTTGTATTCTGCATGTACTAATTAAACTtagtaaaacaatttttttccaagccATAGGTCTCATTTATAAATAGATCTgacaagtaaaacaaaaattattattaagataGAAGACTTACTTTCACAAGATGGTCGAAGCATCCCGAATGTACGACCGATTGAATATGACGGTCATTTCCCGCTGTGATGTTACTAAGAATAAAAGCGGCTTCATTGAGAATTTCTGGCTTCGAATCAGGCCAAAAAATGAAGGAATTGAAGGCACAATCCATCTCAGACGGCTTTAACAAAGAGGCTAATACTTCTAAAACTCCTAGAGACACCACAGCATCTGTCTAAGAGTTGTAAATATTAATGAACTGTTCttaatttttgtcaataaaaataaaacatacagttcaaatctctctctctctctctctctctaaataaaaataaaacatacagttcaaatctctctctctctctctctctctctctctctctctctctctctctctccttccctctctctctctctctctctctctcttctcctctctctctcctctctctctctctctctctctctctctctctctctctctctctctctctctttctctctctctctctcttgaaAAAATGTACTTCCTATGACAAGGTCCTTGTTCATGGCGGACTCGACATGTAGCGCTCCATTTTCTTCATGTCTTCCATGACTTTAGGATAGTAACTGTGACAAGATCCTACTTTCGCATTAAGATCACCTATGACACATGTGTTATTTTGTCTTACAATTTCTGCAACAGCACTTTGTAGTGTTTCATAAATGTTTTCTTTCTCTATTTCGTCCGCTTCGTTAGTTGGTGCGTAGAAGGCAACgatgagaaagagagagagagagagaagaccATTCACAGATACTCATGAACTTCACCAGACGGCCGCAAGCGCAACCAAATTGATCACCTCTTCTCACGCAAGTGGCGGAAGAGTCTACTCGATGTCAGAAGCTATAGATGCATTGATATATAATCAGACTATTGCCTCATGGCTGCCAAGATCCATCTAAAGTTAAAAGCGATACAGAACAGCAATAACCAGACAACAAACAAACTCTTCAATGTTGAGAACCGAACGACAATACGAATGTTCCACTTGGAGCTTTCAAATAGATTTGTTGCCCTGCAATCGGATTTAGAACCAAACATTGATGTCGAAAATATATTAGAGAAACTGAAAAGCACGCAGAGAAGTCACAGAGGAAAAAATATGccataagaagaaaaagaaagaaagatggaTTTCCGAACGCACCTGGGAACTAGACGATGCAAGAAAATAAGCCAAACTTTCCATCCTGTCGGCCTCAGACACGTCTGAATTGATTGTTCTGCAAGACACATAAagggaaatagaaaaaagaagtaaaaaagagTGCGAGGGCTGACAAAAGGGAATTTATTGAACACGAATTATTATTGAAAGAAGGGAGATTCAAAATAGTCTATAGATAAACCAAAGAGATGACTGAAGATTttcaagattcaagattttatttaaacttctgtacaacacacacaatatataaaaaaaagggtcaagCCGGAGACACAAGGTCGATTGATAAAGACCCGGTATAACAATATAGCACAcctatttgacagaaaaaagaaacaaatgcataaaataaatatcaataaatccACGACTCACCACTAGACAGGAACCCACCCACAAAACAACTGACACTCGGCAAATATCAatccgaaaaacaaaacaaaacagtgtgCAAGCGAGGGTGACCGATGACTGgcaacttatttgaaaaaaaaaataaataaataaaatgagcccaccttatcaatatcaaacaaacaactattcacttttagattttttctttttattactgattcttgaatttatttataaggataGAATGAAGTTGCTTTTTAATATGTGGGAGAGATTTACTGCAGTCAATATATGGTAGATAAAAATGCCATGAACCCATGATAGAAAAATATGGCGAGAACCGTGATCTCTCAGTGGTTAATTTCAGGTGCTGCATTCTCCATTTATTACGGGTTTCATAAACATGGTCAGGTTGCTCAGGGAAAAAATTTCTCGTACGAAAGTACGGAGGCAGTTCTGAGTGGTTATATTTTaccttgaataaaaaagaatgaagagtgaataattctgaaacaggcaaaatattagttaataaatatatagtttcagttttagatttatttggaTAGGAAGAAGGTGACGGTAAATATCTTTGCAAAATTCGAAGAGCCCGGTTTTGAAGAGTCTGTATcggttttatatgatatttgaaagtTGCCAAATAAATTAGGGGACAATACGTAAGATGGGAATGCACCAAGGCAAAATAAATGAGTCGTAGAACTTCATAGGGAAAAAAATGCTGAACCCTCCTCATTACACCAACTCCTTGGGCGATTTTAACGCGTGATCTATTACAATGTTCTTtataagatagattttcatcaatagttATACCAAGATACCGGAGTGAAGTTACCCTTTGAATTCGAATATCTGTAGCCTGATCAATTATAGTTGAAATTCCTTTTGCTTTGTGTCCAAGTCTACTATAAATGATGAATTTCGTTTTGGCGGCATTCAATGATAAAAGATTAGCTTTTAGCCATACAATCAGCTGGGAAAACACGATTTGCAGCTTCTCTTTGACATCATCTTCCGACTTCCCTGCAAGTGTTGATCCAGTATCATCGGCGAAAAGGACATTCAGGCTGTTGGTTTCTGTTGCTGATGGAAGGtcatttatgtatattaggAAGAGCAGTGGTCCCAGAATTGAACCCTGAGGAACACCAATATTGGGCAATAAGCATGGATCCGAAGCTGTTTTATTGATAGTTGTTACTTGGGATCGACCTGTTAGGTAAGATGCGATAAAATCGTGCGCTGGTCCTCGTATCCCGCCATGGCTTAATTTAAACAACAATATTTCGTGACAAATCGTGTcaaatgccttctcaagatccaaaaaaatacttgccggaatcatttttttatcaagacATTCGTGAATAAATTGGACCATTGTCAGGATAGCGTCCTGCGTACTATGTCCCTTTCTAAACCCAtactgattttttgaaaaataatcattcgAAGTAAGGAAATTATACACTCGATTATAAAAACATCGCTCCATTAATTTAGAAAAGCCTGAAAGAATAGATATCGGTCTGTAATTCGTGCAATCACTCCGGTCAGACCTTTTATACAGTGGTATCACCTTTGCTTTCTTCAATGAATCCGGAAAAGTTCCTGATCTAAATGACAGATTTATCAAATGACACATTACTTTATTAATACTCGGTACAACAACTTTCACAATGTTCGTAGACGATTCATCAATCCCCGGGGaattcccatttttcaaaaccttACCAATATTGGCAAGCTCTTTCTCTGTTACCGGTGttaaaaacatagattttaTAGAAGGCTTTACAAGGTATGTACGATAATCACATTGACCATAGGGCAGGTTATGTTGGAGCTTGTTGGCTACCGAGTGTCCAATTGATGCGAAATGCAAATTCATGTAATTAGCTATTTCTAGCTCCCTTTCAATTATATGACCATGAGCGTCCTTTATTTCTGATGGTTTAGAAGTTTTTGGTGATCGATTTAAGCATGAATTGATTAGCTCCCATGTTTTCCTTGGTGACTTACTTACTTctctaaaagaatcaaaataaaatttgttttagcattacgtattatttttgaaagtagatttttgtattttttgaatgttgttttattttcttcgctTGGGAatgataacaattttttataaagacagtttttttgttttattgaggtCAAAAGGGAGGGTGATATCCACGATTGAATGGGttgattatattttccttttcgcGTTTTTACTCTGGGGCATGACTCGTCAAAAGCAGCGTTAAAATTTTCGAAGAAATGAGCCATTGCAGAGTTTACGTCTTCAGCATCAAATACACGAGACCAATcgataatattcaatttatccTTTAAACAGTccagattttttgttgttgataatCCGGTGTGATATTTCTGgtgctttttttgtttgaagctGATATTTCACATcggaaatcaacaaaaaatgatcagaaaaatcTGTTAAAACAACTTGTGAAGACAAGTCAAGCCAAACAGGACTAATCTAGTAAAGGAGAGGAATGGAGTCCTTTTGACAGACCCGTTGAAGATCGATAAGAGGTGGGCAACCCGCTTCGACAATCTACTAAATAGACCCAATAATAATTCCTGACAAGCCATTTATGATTCTTGATGTCAATGAAGAGCCATCGTCTCCAGAAGAAATCATGACCGCCGTCAGAAAGCTGAAGAACGGAAGAATTCCAGGAGTAGATGGCATTACATCTGAGATACTAAAAACTTCAGTCCACGACTGCAGGACAGTTTGGGTTGAGCTGCTGACTCAGATATGGAGCAACTAGAGAGTACCCAGTGACTGGAAGAAAGGAACAATTACTAAGCTCTTTCAAAATGGCAACGCAATTGTTTGTGGCAACTCGAGAGGCATTATCATAATGTCAATACCTAGTAAGCGTAGGGCAATTATTATACAACAGTGCTTACAACAGAGACTGGACCAACATCTTCGTGATGAACAACACAGCTTTCA from Artemia franciscana unplaced genomic scaffold, ASM3288406v1 Scaffold_1231, whole genome shotgun sequence encodes:
- the LOC136042395 gene encoding importin subunit alpha-like; translation: MYESTKSVSKDQVQLVVDVELIRQRIEQLKVEDTGTILSALHCIGNIVTGTDSQTDAVVSLGVLEVLASLLKPSEMDCAFNSFIFWPDSKPEILNEAAFILSNITAGNDRHIQSVVHSGCFDHLVKVFYNGSIDLRTQAFWCIYDIIIGGNLENLCSFILNGSLFETFAIREMFETNDEELLTTLLRLMEFLLKMKTNLVFLLDLLALRRE